Proteins encoded by one window of Phytohabitans houttuyneae:
- a CDS encoding MMPL family transporter, translating to MATYLYRLARFSYRRRRLVLVLWLAVLAAFGAGALTLSGPTSTAFTVPGTESQKAIDLLGERFPQAGAGGATARVVFAAPDGRTVADPASKAAIEETVAALKVAPQVSAATDPYQVGGVNPAGTIAYSQVTYTVQGMDITDASRDALSAAAEPARAAGLTVEMGGDALDPPVGTSATEVLGIAVAAVVLVITFGSLVAAGLPLLTAIIGIGIGIGGIMIVSGFVDMASTTSILALMLGLAVAIDYALFIVSRYRHELATGRDGEEAAGRAVGTAGSAVVFAGLTVVIALAALAVVNIPLLTEMGLAAASTVVVSVLIALTLLPALLGFAGRRIVGRRGRDPETAGNGKPTAGTRWARFVTRRPAAVLAAAVLALGVIAIPALSLRLGLPDDGTAAPDTTQRKAYDLLSQGFGPGFNGPLTVVVDAPDAQGAADEAAQAIQALPDVAAVVPPVVNPAGDTALLTVIPASAPSSAATEDLVTAIRDTDGALRGDLSVTGQTAMDIDVSDRMGDALVPYLAVVVGLAFVLLALVFRSIVVPLKATLGFLLSVVATFGAVVAVFQWGWLAGLFGVEETAPIMSLLPVLLVGIVFGLAMDYQVFLVTRMREEYVHGAEPTEAVVTGFGHGARVVTAAAIIMISVFAGFILSHESLIKSIGFALSVAILFDAFVVRMTIVPAVMTLLGRSAWWLPRWLDRILPNVDVEGEKLRHQLASPAPADETRASALS from the coding sequence ATGGCTACCTATCTGTACCGGCTGGCGCGTTTCTCGTACCGGCGCCGGCGGCTCGTCCTGGTGCTGTGGCTGGCGGTGCTGGCCGCGTTCGGTGCCGGCGCTCTCACGCTGTCGGGACCCACGTCCACCGCGTTCACCGTCCCGGGCACCGAGTCGCAGAAGGCGATCGACCTGCTCGGCGAGCGGTTTCCGCAGGCCGGCGCGGGTGGTGCGACAGCGCGGGTCGTCTTCGCCGCACCGGACGGCCGGACTGTCGCCGATCCGGCCAGCAAGGCCGCGATCGAGGAGACGGTTGCCGCGCTGAAAGTGGCGCCGCAGGTGAGTGCGGCGACCGACCCGTACCAGGTGGGTGGCGTCAACCCGGCCGGGACGATCGCGTACAGCCAGGTGACCTACACGGTGCAGGGCATGGACATCACCGATGCCTCGCGGGATGCGCTGAGCGCCGCGGCGGAGCCGGCCCGGGCAGCCGGGCTGACCGTCGAGATGGGCGGCGACGCGCTCGATCCGCCGGTCGGCACCTCGGCCACGGAGGTGCTCGGCATCGCCGTCGCGGCGGTCGTTCTGGTCATCACGTTCGGCTCGCTAGTCGCGGCGGGACTGCCCCTGCTGACCGCGATCATCGGTATCGGTATCGGCATCGGCGGCATCATGATCGTCAGTGGCTTCGTGGACATGGCGTCGACGACCTCGATCCTCGCGCTGATGCTGGGCCTGGCGGTGGCCATCGACTACGCGCTGTTCATCGTCTCCCGGTACCGGCACGAGCTGGCGACCGGCCGGGACGGTGAGGAGGCCGCCGGCCGCGCGGTGGGTACCGCCGGCTCCGCGGTGGTCTTCGCCGGCCTGACCGTGGTGATCGCGCTGGCCGCGCTCGCCGTGGTGAACATCCCGCTGCTCACCGAGATGGGCCTCGCCGCGGCGTCCACAGTGGTCGTCTCCGTGCTGATCGCGCTGACCCTGCTGCCCGCATTGCTCGGCTTCGCCGGACGGCGGATCGTGGGCCGGCGCGGTCGTGACCCGGAGACCGCCGGCAACGGCAAGCCCACCGCCGGTACCCGATGGGCACGCTTCGTCACCCGGCGGCCGGCCGCGGTGCTGGCGGCCGCGGTGCTCGCCCTCGGCGTGATCGCGATCCCCGCGCTGAGCCTGCGCCTCGGCCTGCCGGACGACGGCACCGCCGCGCCCGACACCACCCAGCGCAAGGCGTATGACCTGCTCAGCCAGGGGTTCGGTCCGGGCTTCAACGGCCCGCTCACGGTCGTGGTCGACGCACCGGACGCGCAGGGCGCGGCGGACGAGGCGGCACAGGCCATCCAGGCCCTGCCCGACGTGGCCGCCGTCGTACCGCCGGTGGTCAACCCGGCCGGCGACACCGCGCTGCTCACCGTGATCCCGGCCAGCGCGCCGAGCAGCGCCGCGACCGAAGACCTCGTGACGGCTATCCGCGACACTGACGGCGCGCTCCGCGGCGACCTCTCCGTGACCGGGCAGACGGCTATGGACATCGATGTGTCGGACCGGATGGGTGACGCGCTCGTGCCGTACCTCGCGGTGGTGGTCGGCCTCGCGTTCGTGCTGCTGGCGCTCGTTTTCCGGTCGATCGTGGTGCCGCTCAAGGCCACGCTGGGCTTCCTGCTTTCGGTGGTGGCGACGTTCGGCGCGGTGGTGGCGGTCTTCCAGTGGGGCTGGCTGGCCGGGCTCTTCGGCGTCGAGGAGACCGCACCGATCATGTCGCTGCTGCCGGTGCTGCTGGTCGGCATCGTCTTCGGCCTCGCCATGGACTACCAGGTCTTCCTGGTGACCCGGATGCGCGAGGAGTACGTGCACGGCGCCGAGCCCACCGAGGCGGTGGTGACCGGCTTCGGGCACGGCGCGCGAGTGGTCACCGCGGCGGCCATCATCATGATCAGCGTTTTCGCCGGCTTCATCCTGTCCCACGAGTCACTGATCAAGTCGATCGGCTTCGCGCTCTCGGTGGCGATCCTCTTCGACGCGTTCGTCGTCCGGATGACGATCGTGCCCGCGGTGATGACCCTGCTCGGCCGCTCGGCGTGGTGGCTGCCCCGCTGGCTCGACCGCATCCTGCCCAACGTCGACGTCGAGGGTGAGAAGCTCCGCCATCAGTTAGCCTCGCCGGCGCCCGCTGACGAAACGCGGGCGTCTGCGTTATCGTGA
- a CDS encoding molybdopterin molybdotransferase MoeA, which produces MPDLAMPWDRARALAAGVSAMPGTERVLLAEAAGRVLAAPLRAAVPAPAFDTAAMDGFAVAGPGPWRIGGRVLAGGPGWVGELAEGEAVEIATGAIVPATAEAVLPYEECQVDGDLVRGARKTKDHIRRAGEDARPGDELVPAGRIVTAAVLGAAAQAGAGELTVHRRPSVAVLVTGDEVVTSGLPGPGQVRDALSPIVTALVTRAGGQPVAYHHLRDGAGLLRTAIETTDAEVVVVTGSSSAGAADHLGPVLSGLGARRLVDGVRCRPGHPQALAVTADGRWVVGLPGNPFAGLVAGLTILEPLVASLAGRSLPAPATLPVFGAGRPYPDGVRLAPVEVSGGQARILPGARAGSLRAAAMADAVAVLEPDWVTGSSAAVLPVP; this is translated from the coding sequence ATGCCGGACCTGGCCATGCCGTGGGACCGGGCGCGGGCGCTGGCCGCCGGCGTGTCCGCGATGCCGGGGACCGAGCGCGTCCTGCTGGCGGAAGCGGCCGGCCGGGTACTCGCCGCGCCGCTGCGGGCAGCCGTCCCGGCGCCCGCCTTCGACACCGCGGCGATGGACGGCTTCGCGGTCGCCGGGCCCGGTCCGTGGCGGATCGGCGGCCGGGTGCTGGCCGGCGGTCCCGGCTGGGTGGGCGAGCTGGCCGAGGGCGAGGCGGTCGAGATCGCCACCGGGGCGATCGTGCCGGCCACGGCAGAGGCGGTACTCCCGTACGAGGAATGCCAGGTCGACGGCGACCTGGTGCGGGGTGCGCGGAAGACCAAAGACCACATCCGGCGCGCCGGTGAGGACGCGCGGCCCGGCGACGAGCTTGTGCCCGCCGGCCGCATCGTGACGGCCGCGGTGCTCGGCGCGGCCGCGCAGGCCGGTGCCGGCGAGCTGACGGTGCACCGCCGGCCCAGCGTCGCCGTGCTCGTGACCGGCGACGAGGTGGTGACCAGTGGGCTGCCCGGCCCGGGGCAGGTGCGGGACGCGCTGAGCCCGATCGTCACGGCACTCGTCACGCGGGCAGGCGGCCAGCCGGTCGCGTACCACCATCTGCGTGACGGCGCCGGGCTGCTGCGGACCGCGATCGAAACCACGGACGCCGAGGTGGTGGTCGTGACGGGGTCCTCGTCGGCCGGCGCCGCCGACCACCTGGGGCCGGTGCTGAGCGGGCTCGGCGCGCGCCGGCTCGTCGACGGTGTCCGCTGCCGGCCCGGTCATCCACAGGCGCTGGCGGTGACCGCCGATGGGCGATGGGTCGTGGGGCTGCCGGGCAACCCGTTCGCCGGCCTGGTCGCCGGGTTGACGATCCTCGAACCGCTCGTGGCGTCCCTGGCCGGCCGCTCGCTGCCGGCACCGGCCACGCTGCCGGTCTTCGGTGCCGGGCGCCCGTACCCGGACGGGGTGCGTCTCGCGCCGGTCGAGGTCAGCGGCGGGCAGGCGCGGATCCTGCCGGGCGCCCGTGCCGGCAGCCTCCGGGCGGCCGCGATGGCGGACGCCGTCGCGGTGCTCGAACCCGACTGGGTCACCGGCAGCTCTGCCGCGGTGCTCCCCGTGCCGTAG
- a CDS encoding AfsR/SARP family transcriptional regulator: MELRLLGPVEVHTGTRRLAGGRPQQAVVLAALAVDAGRLVPVESLIVRVWGSSPPPRARQLLQTHINRIRRMLGEAAGGGGLVVRRADGYLLELAPERVDMHRFGRLVERAAAAGHSAEDRVELLREALGLWRGEPLAGLSGQWVEHTRHVWRQQRLSALLAWARAELEVSNAPAVIDRVTGELAEHPLVEPLAAVLMRALAAAGRAAEALDRYAATRAHLAEELGADPGPELQAVHQAILRGEGGPPPPAATAAASQHTPAQLPADVAAFTGRGDELERLDAILAAPGGTAAAAVVLSAVSGTAGVGKTALAIHWAHQVRGRFPDGQLYVNLRGYDPDQPVTAADALARFLAALGVPGPEIPLDQDERAARYRSALAGRRMLILLDNASSAEQVRPLLPGTGGCAVVITSRDRLAGLVARDGAHRLDLDLLPPADAYALLHRLIGDRTHAEPVATASLVDLCARLPLALRVAAELAVSRPGTSLTRLAGELAERQRRLELLDAGGDPRSTVAMVFSWSIQHLPPEAARTFRLLGLHPGADADAYAVAALTGADLAATRRDLDTLTRAHLVDPTAPGRYGMHDLLRAYAASLASTQDTEDTRSAALDRLYAYYLATAMTAMDHLYPAESHRRPRVPPPSTPSPALAGAGSARAWLDAERAALVATVRGAPPGSAYPTLLSTTLFRYLDGGHYTDAMAVHDAAYEAARQAGDLAGQAHALRGIGAVHLKLGRYTAAAEHFEQAATLFAKADDLAGQAVALTALGTVEQRQGTYASAADHHQQAMALFRQAGDGSGEGRALNNLAIIETLLGRHAESARHHEEAATLARQAGDGSGEAAALNNLGLVEQRLGRDEEAAEHHRQAVALFRQLGDRSGEASSLDNLGIAHTRLGQPAQAATYFELALTLFREIGDREGQAWALNGLGEAAHARGEPGDALEHHGAALAITLDIGAVDQQARALAGLGHAHHALGDAERARSRYGEALVLYTDLESFEAAKVRTRLAALPPQP, encoded by the coding sequence GTGGAGTTGCGCTTGCTCGGTCCGGTGGAGGTGCACACAGGGACGCGGCGACTCGCCGGCGGGCGTCCTCAGCAGGCGGTGGTGCTGGCGGCGCTCGCGGTCGACGCGGGCCGGCTTGTGCCGGTGGAGTCGCTGATCGTGCGGGTGTGGGGGTCGTCGCCGCCGCCCCGGGCGCGCCAGCTGCTCCAGACCCACATCAACCGGATCCGCCGCATGCTCGGCGAGGCCGCCGGCGGTGGCGGCCTTGTCGTCCGGCGCGCCGACGGGTACCTGCTGGAGCTCGCACCCGAGCGAGTTGACATGCACCGCTTCGGCCGCCTCGTCGAGCGCGCCGCCGCTGCCGGCCACTCGGCCGAGGACCGCGTCGAGCTGCTGCGCGAGGCGCTCGGGCTCTGGCGCGGTGAGCCGCTTGCCGGGCTGTCCGGCCAGTGGGTGGAGCACACCCGGCACGTGTGGCGCCAGCAGCGGCTCTCCGCACTGCTTGCCTGGGCACGGGCCGAGCTGGAGGTGAGCAACGCACCCGCCGTGATCGACCGGGTGACCGGTGAGCTGGCCGAACATCCGCTGGTCGAGCCGCTGGCGGCGGTGTTGATGCGGGCGCTGGCGGCAGCCGGGCGGGCTGCCGAGGCGCTGGACCGGTACGCCGCCACCCGCGCACACCTGGCCGAGGAGCTGGGCGCCGACCCCGGGCCGGAGCTGCAGGCCGTGCACCAGGCGATCCTGCGCGGCGAGGGTGGCCCTCCCCCGCCGGCAGCGACGGCGGCAGCCAGCCAGCACACGCCGGCCCAGCTGCCGGCCGACGTGGCCGCGTTCACCGGCCGCGGTGACGAGCTGGAGCGGCTCGACGCCATCCTCGCCGCCCCGGGCGGGACAGCGGCCGCCGCCGTTGTGCTCTCCGCGGTGTCCGGCACGGCCGGGGTCGGCAAGACCGCCCTCGCGATCCACTGGGCGCACCAGGTCCGCGGCCGGTTTCCTGACGGACAGCTTTATGTCAATTTGCGTGGGTACGACCCGGACCAGCCGGTCACCGCCGCCGACGCGCTGGCCCGCTTCCTTGCCGCGCTCGGCGTGCCCGGGCCGGAGATCCCGCTCGACCAGGACGAGCGGGCGGCCCGGTACCGCTCGGCGCTCGCGGGCCGCCGGATGCTGATCCTGCTCGACAACGCCTCGTCGGCGGAGCAGGTCCGGCCCCTCCTGCCCGGCACCGGCGGCTGCGCGGTCGTGATCACCAGTCGTGACCGCCTGGCCGGCCTCGTCGCCCGCGACGGGGCGCACCGGCTCGATCTCGACCTGCTGCCGCCGGCCGACGCGTACGCGCTGCTGCACCGCCTGATCGGTGACCGCACCCACGCCGAGCCGGTCGCCACCGCGTCCCTTGTGGACCTTTGCGCGCGCCTGCCGCTGGCCCTGCGCGTCGCCGCTGAGCTGGCCGTCTCCCGCCCCGGTACCTCCCTGACCCGACTGGCAGGCGAGCTGGCCGAGCGGCAGCGCCGGCTGGAGCTGCTGGACGCGGGCGGTGACCCGCGCTCGACGGTGGCGATGGTCTTCTCGTGGTCGATCCAGCACCTGCCGCCCGAGGCCGCCCGCACGTTCCGGCTGCTCGGCCTCCACCCGGGCGCGGACGCCGACGCGTACGCGGTCGCCGCCCTCACCGGAGCGGACCTCGCGGCGACCCGCCGTGATCTCGACACGCTCACCCGCGCGCACCTCGTGGACCCGACGGCACCGGGGCGGTACGGGATGCACGACCTCCTCCGCGCGTACGCGGCGAGTCTTGCCTCCACACAGGACACCGAGGACACGAGGTCGGCCGCGCTCGACCGGCTGTACGCGTACTACCTCGCCACCGCCATGACCGCGATGGACCACCTCTACCCCGCCGAGTCGCATCGCCGACCACGGGTGCCCCCGCCGTCCACGCCGAGCCCCGCGCTGGCCGGCGCCGGCAGCGCGCGGGCCTGGCTGGACGCCGAGCGGGCCGCGCTCGTGGCGACGGTGCGCGGCGCGCCGCCCGGCTCCGCGTACCCGACGCTGCTGTCCACCACGCTCTTCCGCTACCTCGACGGCGGCCACTACACCGACGCGATGGCGGTGCACGACGCCGCGTACGAGGCCGCCCGGCAAGCCGGTGACCTGGCTGGACAGGCACACGCTCTGCGCGGCATCGGCGCCGTGCACCTGAAGCTCGGCCGCTACACCGCCGCCGCCGAGCACTTCGAGCAGGCCGCGACCCTCTTTGCGAAGGCGGACGACCTCGCCGGGCAGGCGGTCGCGCTGACCGCCCTCGGCACCGTCGAGCAGCGGCAGGGCACCTACGCCTCGGCCGCCGACCACCACCAGCAGGCGATGGCCCTCTTCCGCCAGGCGGGCGACGGCTCGGGCGAGGGGCGCGCGCTCAACAACCTGGCCATCATCGAGACCCTGCTGGGCCGGCACGCCGAGTCCGCCCGCCACCACGAGGAAGCGGCCACCCTGGCCCGCCAGGCCGGTGACGGCTCGGGTGAGGCGGCCGCGCTCAACAACCTCGGCCTCGTCGAGCAGCGGCTCGGCCGCGACGAGGAGGCGGCCGAGCACCATCGGCAGGCGGTGGCGCTGTTTCGCCAGCTCGGCGACCGCTCCGGCGAGGCCAGCTCGCTCGACAACCTGGGGATCGCGCACACCCGCCTGGGTCAGCCGGCGCAGGCCGCGACGTACTTCGAGCTGGCGCTCACGCTGTTTCGCGAGATCGGCGACCGCGAGGGCCAGGCGTGGGCGCTCAACGGGCTCGGCGAGGCCGCGCACGCCCGCGGGGAGCCGGGCGACGCCCTCGAACACCACGGCGCCGCGCTCGCGATCACGCTCGACATCGGCGCCGTCGACCAGCAGGCCCGCGCGCTCGCCGGTCTCGGCCACGCCCATCACGCCTTGGGCGACGCGGAGCGGGCCCGCTCACGCTACGGCGAGGCGCTGGTCCTCTACACCGACCTGGAGTCCTTCGAGGCGGCGAAGGTGCGCACACGCCTGGCAGCACTCCCGCCCCAGCCCTGA
- a CDS encoding DUF6458 family protein: MGIGACVFLIAVGAILTFAVDATVGGLDIDVVGWILMGAGVLGLVVTMMIWGNRRRTVVAEEPVEYRRVEERRDVAPPL, translated from the coding sequence ATGGGTATCGGAGCCTGCGTCTTTCTCATCGCGGTCGGCGCGATTCTCACCTTCGCGGTCGACGCCACCGTCGGCGGACTCGACATCGACGTCGTCGGCTGGATCCTGATGGGCGCCGGCGTGCTCGGCCTTGTCGTGACGATGATGATCTGGGGCAACCGCCGCCGGACCGTGGTCGCCGAGGAGCCGGTTGAGTACCGGCGGGTCGAGGAACGCCGGGACGTCGCCCCGCCGCTCTGA
- a CDS encoding TetR/AcrR family transcriptional regulator, whose translation MIDAGLRERKKAATRVALSEAAMRLAEERGVEHVTAEAIAEAAGVSPRTFHNYFANKEEAILAATWDFVRDVVAALRARPARESALEAMRHIADDLIATSGGSVEQIAVRMRLMETSPALSSRNDVLREEVGRMVVEAVAERSGTDPDRDLYPRLLVASLHAALIASMDVWRAGKTGRDLTDLLKEAFDQLGAGLREPPR comes from the coding sequence GTGATCGATGCCGGACTGCGGGAGCGGAAGAAGGCGGCGACGCGCGTGGCGCTGAGCGAGGCCGCCATGCGGCTCGCCGAGGAGCGCGGCGTGGAGCACGTGACCGCGGAGGCCATCGCCGAGGCGGCGGGGGTCTCGCCGCGCACGTTCCACAACTACTTCGCCAACAAGGAAGAGGCCATCCTCGCCGCGACGTGGGATTTCGTCCGTGACGTGGTGGCCGCCCTGCGGGCCCGGCCGGCGCGGGAGTCGGCGCTGGAGGCGATGCGCCACATCGCCGACGACCTGATCGCCACGAGCGGCGGCAGCGTCGAGCAGATCGCGGTCCGCATGCGCCTGATGGAGACCAGCCCGGCGCTCTCCTCGCGCAACGACGTGCTCCGCGAAGAGGTCGGGCGCATGGTCGTCGAGGCGGTGGCCGAGCGCTCCGGCACCGACCCCGACCGCGACCTCTACCCCCGCCTGCTCGTGGCCAGCCTGCACGCCGCGCTCATCGCCTCGATGGACGTCTGGCGCGCCGGCAAGACCGGGCGCGACCTGACCGACCTGCTGAAAGAGGCGTTCGACCAGCTCGGCGCCGGGCTGCGCGAGCCGCCCCGCTAG
- the ahcY gene encoding adenosylhomocysteinase translates to MSLSIQKLNGVEFAVRDLSLADFGRHQMRLAEQEMPGLMAIRREFAEQQPLRGARVAGSLHMTIQTAVLIETLVALGAQVRWVSCNIFSTQDEAAAAVVVGPEGSTEAPSGTPVFAWKGETLEEYWWCTMQLFDFGDGQGPNMIVDDGGDVTLLVHKGVEFETAGAVPEAQADDHEEYQLILESLRTSFAADAKRFTRLAAGIRGVSEETTNGVARLYRLAREGRLLFPAINVNDSVTKSKFDNKYGIRHSLVDGLNRATDVMLGGKLAVVCGFGDVGKGAVESLRGQGARVVVTEIDPICALQAAMEGLQVVELEDVVEQGDIFITTTGGTDIIMAEQMGRMKHNAIVANVGHFDTEIDMAGLARVPGIVKTEVKPQVHEWLFPDGHAILVLSEGRLMNLGNATGHPSFVMSNSFTNQTMAQIELFTKPGEYETKVYTLPKHLDEKVARLHLDALGVRLTTLTKKQAEYLGVDVEGPYKSDHYRY, encoded by the coding sequence ATGTCGTTGTCCATCCAAAAGCTCAACGGTGTCGAGTTCGCTGTCCGCGACCTCTCGCTGGCCGACTTCGGCCGGCACCAGATGCGCCTCGCCGAGCAGGAGATGCCGGGTCTGATGGCGATCCGGCGCGAGTTCGCCGAGCAGCAGCCGCTGCGGGGGGCGCGGGTCGCCGGGTCCCTGCACATGACCATCCAGACCGCGGTCCTGATCGAGACGCTCGTCGCGCTCGGTGCGCAGGTGCGCTGGGTCTCCTGCAACATCTTCTCCACGCAGGACGAGGCCGCGGCCGCGGTCGTCGTCGGCCCGGAGGGCAGCACCGAGGCGCCGTCCGGCACCCCGGTGTTCGCCTGGAAGGGCGAGACGCTGGAGGAGTACTGGTGGTGCACGATGCAGCTGTTCGACTTCGGCGACGGCCAGGGGCCGAACATGATCGTCGATGACGGCGGTGACGTGACGCTGCTGGTGCACAAGGGCGTGGAGTTCGAGACGGCCGGCGCGGTGCCGGAGGCGCAGGCGGACGACCACGAGGAGTACCAGCTGATCCTCGAGTCGCTGCGGACCAGCTTCGCGGCCGACGCCAAGCGCTTCACCCGGCTCGCGGCCGGCATCCGCGGTGTCTCCGAGGAGACCACGAACGGCGTCGCCCGGCTCTACCGGCTCGCCCGCGAGGGGCGGCTGCTCTTCCCGGCGATCAACGTCAACGACTCGGTGACCAAGTCGAAGTTCGACAACAAGTACGGCATCCGCCACTCCCTTGTCGACGGTCTCAACCGCGCCACCGACGTGATGCTCGGCGGCAAGCTCGCGGTGGTCTGCGGCTTCGGCGACGTCGGCAAGGGCGCTGTCGAGTCGCTGCGCGGCCAGGGTGCGCGGGTCGTCGTGACCGAGATCGACCCGATCTGCGCGCTGCAGGCCGCGATGGAGGGCCTGCAGGTCGTGGAGCTCGAAGACGTGGTCGAGCAGGGCGACATCTTCATCACCACGACCGGCGGTACCGACATCATCATGGCCGAGCAGATGGGCCGGATGAAGCACAACGCGATCGTCGCCAACGTCGGTCACTTCGACACCGAGATCGACATGGCGGGGCTAGCGCGCGTGCCGGGCATCGTCAAGACCGAGGTGAAGCCGCAGGTGCACGAGTGGCTCTTCCCGGACGGGCACGCGATCCTCGTGCTCTCCGAGGGGCGCCTGATGAACCTCGGCAACGCCACCGGTCATCCCAGCTTCGTGATGTCCAACTCGTTCACCAACCAGACGATGGCGCAGATCGAGCTGTTCACGAAGCCGGGTGAGTACGAGACGAAGGTGTACACGCTGCCGAAGCACCTTGACGAGAAGGTGGCCCGGCTGCACCTCGACGCGCTCGGCGTGCGGCTGACCACGCTCACCAAGAAGCAGGCGGAGTACCTCGGCGTCGACGTCGAGGGTCCGTACAAGTCGGACCACTACCGCTACTGA
- a CDS encoding bifunctional polysaccharide deacetylase/glycosyltransferase family 2 protein, with protein MGVWHGRRRVGGTGEVPLPPRRRTRWVVPLAVTFILANLLAIGAYTNSRFAPDAEHAGAGGGAVPAPVRDGGAVVDTRDKRNSSYRMPARTIALTFDDGPDPVWTPRVLDVLAKHRTRATFFVVGAQVARHPDLTRRLLREGHELGVHTFTHPDLAELPSWRRRLEYAQTQDAIAYTTGATTPLVRLPYSSGVDALDGPEWSVAREAGGWGYVPVFNDIDSRDWARPGAASIVRSSTPEGDRGAVVLMHDAGGDRAQTLAALDRLIPSLKQRGYRFTTVSEGVAGAVPGLDRDREPSRGQAVRGAALVWGVTIADGALRVLWVLLIVVGVLTLLRTLLMFAIAVRHARRRRAAAWSWGPPVTPPVTVIVPAYNEHDTIGATVRSLAASTYPDIEVLVVDDESSDGTAEEVERLGLPGVRLVRVPAGGKAAALNAGIALARHPIVVMVDADTVVPPEAIAELVKPFADPSVGAVAGNVKVGNRRGLIGRWQHIEYVIGFNLDRRLYDALGCMPTVPGALGAFRRDAVRPAGGLSRATLAEDTDLTMALHRAGWRVVYQESAVASTEAPSTLRDLWRQRYRWSYGTMQAMWRHRRAIVERGPSGRFGRRGLPFIALFTVLLPLCAPVLDVFAVYGLVFLDRVETLVAWLAVLAIQIVTAVLAFRLDREPLRPLWALPIQQVVYRQLMYLVLLHAAATALSGGHLKWQKLRRTGELAGKPSPG; from the coding sequence ATGGGTGTCTGGCATGGACGGCGGCGCGTTGGCGGCACTGGCGAGGTACCGCTCCCGCCCCGCCGCCGCACCCGGTGGGTCGTGCCGCTCGCCGTCACGTTCATCCTGGCCAACCTGCTCGCGATCGGCGCGTACACGAACTCCCGCTTCGCACCCGACGCCGAGCACGCGGGCGCGGGCGGCGGGGCGGTACCGGCGCCGGTGCGGGACGGCGGCGCCGTCGTGGACACCCGCGACAAGCGGAACTCGTCGTACCGGATGCCGGCCCGGACGATCGCGCTGACCTTCGACGACGGGCCGGATCCCGTGTGGACGCCACGCGTGCTCGACGTGCTCGCCAAGCACCGCACGCGCGCCACGTTCTTCGTCGTCGGTGCGCAGGTGGCCCGCCATCCCGACCTGACCCGGCGGCTGCTGCGCGAGGGGCACGAGCTCGGCGTCCACACGTTCACCCACCCGGACCTGGCCGAGCTGCCCTCGTGGCGGCGGCGGCTCGAGTACGCGCAGACCCAGGACGCGATCGCGTACACCACCGGCGCCACGACACCGCTGGTCCGGCTGCCGTACTCCAGCGGCGTGGACGCGCTCGACGGCCCGGAGTGGTCGGTGGCGCGCGAGGCCGGCGGCTGGGGCTACGTGCCGGTCTTCAACGACATCGACAGCCGCGACTGGGCCCGTCCCGGCGCCGCGTCGATCGTGCGCAGCTCAACCCCGGAGGGCGACCGCGGCGCGGTGGTGCTCATGCACGACGCCGGCGGCGACCGGGCGCAGACCCTTGCCGCGCTCGACCGGCTCATCCCCAGCCTGAAGCAACGCGGGTACCGGTTCACGACGGTCTCCGAGGGTGTTGCCGGTGCGGTGCCGGGGCTCGACCGCGACCGGGAGCCCAGCCGGGGTCAGGCGGTCCGCGGCGCGGCACTGGTGTGGGGTGTCACGATCGCCGACGGCGCGCTCCGCGTGCTCTGGGTACTGCTGATCGTCGTCGGGGTCTTGACGCTCCTGCGGACCCTGCTGATGTTCGCCATCGCGGTCCGGCACGCCCGTCGACGGCGGGCCGCCGCGTGGTCCTGGGGGCCGCCCGTCACGCCGCCGGTCACCGTCATCGTGCCGGCCTACAACGAGCACGACACGATCGGCGCGACGGTGCGGTCGCTGGCGGCCAGCACGTACCCGGACATCGAGGTGCTCGTCGTCGACGACGAGTCAAGCGACGGCACGGCCGAGGAAGTGGAGCGGCTCGGCCTGCCCGGCGTACGGCTGGTGCGGGTGCCCGCCGGCGGGAAGGCGGCCGCGCTGAACGCGGGCATCGCGCTGGCACGGCATCCGATCGTGGTCATGGTGGACGCCGACACGGTGGTCCCGCCGGAGGCAATCGCCGAGCTGGTGAAGCCATTCGCCGACCCGTCGGTCGGCGCGGTCGCCGGCAACGTCAAGGTCGGCAACAGGCGCGGCCTGATCGGCCGGTGGCAGCACATCGAGTACGTGATCGGCTTCAACCTGGACCGCCGGCTCTACGACGCGCTGGGTTGCATGCCCACGGTCCCCGGCGCGCTCGGTGCGTTCCGGCGGGACGCCGTGCGCCCGGCCGGTGGCCTCAGCCGGGCCACGCTCGCCGAGGACACCGACCTCACGATGGCGTTGCACCGGGCCGGCTGGCGAGTGGTCTACCAGGAGAGCGCGGTGGCGAGCACCGAGGCGCCGAGCACGCTGCGGGACCTGTGGCGCCAGCGGTACCGGTGGAGCTACGGCACCATGCAGGCGATGTGGCGGCACCGCCGCGCGATCGTCGAGCGCGGGCCGTCGGGCCGGTTCGGCCGCCGCGGGCTGCCGTTCATCGCGCTGTTCACCGTGCTGCTGCCGCTGTGCGCGCCGGTCCTGGACGTGTTCGCGGTCTACGGGCTCGTCTTCCTCGATCGCGTGGAGACGCTCGTCGCGTGGCTGGCGGTGCTCGCCATCCAGATCGTCACCGCGGTACTGGCGTTCCGGCTCGACCGCGAGCCGCTCCGCCCCCTGTGGGCGCTGCCGATCCAGCAGGTCGTCTACCGCCAGCTCATGTACCTCGTGCTGCTCCACGCCGCCGCGACCGCGCTCTCCGGCGGCCACCTCAAGTGGCAGAAGCTGCGCCGCACGGGCGAGCTTGCCGGCAAGCCGTCGCCCGGCTGA